The following are encoded together in the Thermus filiformis genome:
- a CDS encoding DEAD/DEAH box helicase has translation MLPEALSRYGYTRYTEWLQDLPDRGEIAFARLLPPAPPGLEAGYEGAFAGVLEALGLVPFRHQKEALDRVEGGENLVLSFSTAAGKSLVFQAPVLKAALEGGTSLLLFPTKALAHDQLRRLRAMGKALGVEGVFPYDGDTPAEVRRRARETGLVLLTNPDMLHFGLLPRHPDWADFLARLRYLVLDELHVYRGVFGTHTALILRRLLRLVAHYGGQLQVIAASATIQNPKEHAERLTGLPFAEVRGEVRRAEREVVVLKPKALDARGEKRRSPLLEGALLARALAEAGLRGLVFANARKSAELIARYANHPGVRPYRAGYTARERRRLEEALKEGRIPVLVATSALELGVDIGELDAVVMVGYPGSLSAFWQRAGRAGRGTRRALVVFIPREDPLDEYFLAHPDLLLKTPPERAVADPENPVLCPLHLHAAARELPLRREEVLCPEALAELKEKDGRYYTPRHNPHRALFLRGLGTSFTLKDPTGRVLGYLDERQAYWEAHPGAVYLHQGESYRVRNLDLLKREVVLLPALEEYYTEPRVERDLEVLSGEEVRPGVYVGRVHLREKVVGYAKKRFYTGSVLEEVPLEMPEVSFLTEAVWFHPPEVLPAPLVPGAIHALEHALIGLLPLFVLAERQDIGGISYPHYPYPLFSGQGATVFIYDGYPGGVGYARAAARVFPRWLRAAYELLKTCPCEEGCPRCILSPKCGNGNQYLDKKAALSLATQMALLL, from the coding sequence GTGCTCCCCGAGGCCCTGAGCCGCTACGGGTACACGCGCTACACGGAGTGGCTCCAGGACCTCCCGGACCGGGGGGAGATCGCCTTCGCCCGCCTCCTGCCCCCGGCCCCCCCCGGGCTCGAGGCCGGCTACGAGGGGGCCTTCGCGGGGGTCCTGGAGGCTTTGGGCCTCGTCCCCTTCCGCCACCAGAAGGAGGCCCTGGACCGGGTGGAGGGGGGGGAGAACCTGGTCCTCTCCTTCTCCACCGCCGCCGGAAAGAGCCTGGTCTTCCAGGCCCCGGTCTTGAAGGCGGCCCTGGAGGGGGGAACGAGCCTCCTCCTCTTTCCCACCAAGGCCCTGGCCCACGACCAGCTGAGGCGGTTGAGGGCCATGGGAAAGGCCCTGGGGGTGGAGGGGGTTTTCCCCTACGACGGGGACACCCCGGCCGAGGTGCGCAGGAGGGCGCGGGAGACGGGGCTCGTCCTTCTCACCAACCCGGACATGCTCCACTTCGGCCTCCTCCCCCGCCACCCGGACTGGGCGGACTTTTTGGCCCGGCTCCGCTACTTGGTCCTGGACGAGCTCCACGTTTACCGGGGGGTCTTCGGCACCCACACCGCCCTGATCCTCCGGCGCCTCCTCCGCCTCGTGGCCCACTACGGCGGCCAGCTCCAGGTCATCGCCGCGAGCGCCACCATCCAGAACCCCAAGGAGCACGCGGAGCGCCTCACCGGCCTGCCCTTCGCCGAGGTGAGGGGGGAGGTGCGCCGGGCGGAGCGGGAGGTGGTGGTCCTGAAGCCCAAGGCCCTGGACGCCCGGGGAGAGAAGCGGAGGAGCCCCCTTCTGGAGGGGGCCCTCCTGGCCCGGGCCTTGGCGGAGGCGGGGCTTAGGGGGCTGGTCTTCGCCAACGCCCGCAAGAGCGCGGAGCTGATCGCCCGCTACGCGAACCACCCCGGGGTGAGGCCCTACCGGGCGGGGTACACCGCCCGGGAGAGGCGGCGCCTCGAGGAGGCCCTCAAGGAGGGGCGGATCCCGGTCCTGGTGGCCACGAGCGCCCTCGAGCTGGGGGTGGACATCGGGGAGCTGGACGCGGTGGTGATGGTGGGCTACCCGGGCTCCCTGAGCGCCTTCTGGCAGAGGGCGGGCCGGGCGGGCCGGGGGACGCGGCGGGCCCTGGTGGTCTTCATCCCCCGGGAGGACCCCCTGGACGAGTACTTCCTCGCCCACCCCGACCTCCTTCTCAAGACCCCCCCGGAGCGGGCGGTGGCGGACCCGGAAAACCCCGTCCTCTGCCCCCTCCACCTCCACGCCGCCGCCCGGGAGCTTCCCCTAAGGAGGGAGGAGGTGCTCTGCCCGGAGGCCCTGGCCGAGCTGAAGGAGAAGGACGGGCGGTACTACACCCCCCGGCACAACCCCCACCGGGCCCTCTTTCTGCGCGGCCTGGGGACGAGCTTCACCCTGAAGGACCCCACGGGCCGGGTCCTGGGCTACCTGGACGAGCGGCAGGCCTACTGGGAGGCCCACCCGGGCGCGGTCTACCTCCACCAGGGGGAGAGCTACCGGGTGCGGAACCTGGACCTTTTGAAGCGGGAGGTGGTCCTCCTGCCCGCCCTGGAGGAGTACTACACCGAGCCCCGGGTGGAGCGGGACCTGGAGGTCCTCTCCGGGGAGGAGGTCCGGCCGGGGGTGTACGTGGGCCGGGTCCACCTGCGGGAAAAGGTGGTGGGCTACGCAAAGAAGCGGTTTTACACCGGGAGCGTCCTGGAGGAGGTCCCGCTGGAGATGCCCGAGGTGAGCTTCCTCACCGAGGCGGTCTGGTTCCACCCCCCCGAGGTCCTCCCCGCCCCCCTGGTCCCCGGGGCGATCCACGCCCTCGAGCACGCCTTGATCGGCCTCCTTCCCCTCTTCGTCCTGGCCGAGCGGCAGGACATCGGCGGGATCAGCTACCCCCACTACCCCTACCCCCTCTTCTCCGGCCAGGGGGCCACCGTCTTCATCTACGACGGCTACCCCGGGGGGGTCGGGTATGCGCGGGCCGCGGCCCGGGTCTTCCCCCGCTGGCTTAGGGCCGCCTACGAGCTCCTCAAGACCTGCCCCTGCGAGGAAGGCTGCCCCCGGTGCATCCTCTCCCCCAAGTGCGGCAACGGCAACCAGTACCTGGACAAGAAGGCCGCCCTCTCCCTGGCCACCCAGATGGCGCTCCTCCTCTAA
- a CDS encoding heavy-metal-associated domain-containing protein gives MNRVLIGIRGHPTPEGMARILQVLQGLEGVSRAESPAPAQVEVEYDPHRLTVMDLIRRIREEGFLAGML, from the coding sequence ATGAACCGGGTCTTAATCGGCATACGGGGCCACCCCACCCCCGAGGGGATGGCCCGCATCCTCCAGGTCCTGCAGGGCCTCGAGGGGGTGAGCCGGGCGGAGAGCCCCGCCCCGGCCCAGGTGGAGGTGGAGTACGACCCCCACCGCCTCACGGTGATGGACCTGATCCGGCGCATCCGGGAAGAGGGGTTCCTCGCCGGAATGCTTTAG
- a CDS encoding DUF1999 family protein: MRFRPIQEEDLPLLNALAGDRPLSLAQVRFFARTHHSFLAEEEAPQGFALAQALWQGDRATVLIGRIEGRSPEALSGLLRAVVKSAYDAGVYEVALHLDPAREELAEALRAEGFQVGPLVLAVRLLGRRSEAPSYRGVLE, encoded by the coding sequence ATGCGCTTCCGACCCATCCAGGAGGAGGACCTTCCCCTCCTCAACGCCCTGGCCGGGGACCGGCCCCTGAGCCTGGCCCAGGTGCGGTTCTTTGCCCGCACCCACCACTCCTTCCTGGCGGAGGAGGAGGCCCCCCAGGGCTTCGCCCTGGCCCAGGCCCTGTGGCAGGGGGACCGGGCCACGGTCCTCATCGGCCGCATAGAGGGGCGAAGCCCGGAGGCCCTTTCGGGCCTTTTGCGGGCGGTGGTCAAGTCGGCGTACGACGCGGGGGTCTACGAGGTGGCCCTCCACCTGGACCCGGCGCGGGAGGAGCTGGCCGAGGCCCTCCGGGCCGAGGGCTTCCAGGTGGGCCCTTTGGTCCTGGCGGTGCGGCTTCTGGGCCGCCGCTCGGAGGCCCCTTCCTACCGGGGCGTCTTAGAATGA
- a CDS encoding vWA domain-containing protein, translating to MLWLLPLVLLLTYLLYRARALPQRPWAGVWLWRKGLGRGRRRPRTDLRLFLLLLAGGALVLALEDPPLLPPPLALVVDASASMAADEGGRTRLDLAKERARSLLERAPEAVLVRAGATPSLLGQGAGVRLVPALMGLEAGNEGADLEAALALARSLLPHGAVVLVSDAPPPPGLNGYLGVGSPRENLGIVRVAPGFLALGNSAPRPLTARLEAGGRTYTLEVPARGYRGLELPTPVFQARLLGKDALALDDRAGFAWRRVGVWAPGHPALVRLLRLLDALPGDEVGMEIGIPEAPPRRPTLFFAPRGLGEGRVLALRPHPALEDLPLLGERLPVLPPPKGWEKVAEDEGGRGLLYALGESLYLPPLDFLKDRPYFPALVYNFLRPYREVKSGLLLPEETLLPTPKESFLPRAGGSRVGFLLLALLALLLEALLWARRKGA from the coding sequence ATGCTCTGGCTCCTCCCCCTGGTCCTCCTCCTGACCTACCTCCTCTACCGGGCCCGGGCCCTTCCCCAAAGGCCCTGGGCGGGGGTGTGGCTCTGGCGGAAGGGGCTGGGGCGGGGAAGAAGGAGGCCCCGGACTGACCTCAGGCTCTTCCTCCTCCTCCTGGCGGGGGGGGCCCTGGTCCTGGCCCTGGAGGACCCGCCCCTCCTCCCGCCCCCCCTGGCCCTGGTGGTGGACGCCTCGGCCTCCATGGCCGCGGACGAGGGGGGAAGGACCCGGCTGGACCTGGCCAAGGAGCGGGCCCGAAGCCTCCTGGAGCGGGCCCCCGAGGCGGTCCTGGTCCGGGCGGGGGCCACCCCCAGCCTCCTGGGCCAGGGGGCGGGGGTGCGGCTCGTCCCCGCCCTGATGGGCCTCGAGGCGGGAAATGAGGGCGCGGACCTGGAGGCCGCCTTGGCCTTGGCGCGAAGCCTCCTCCCCCACGGCGCGGTGGTCCTGGTCTCGGACGCGCCGCCCCCTCCGGGTCTAAACGGGTATTTAGGGGTGGGAAGCCCCCGGGAGAACCTGGGCATCGTCCGGGTGGCCCCGGGCTTTTTGGCCCTGGGAAACAGCGCCCCCCGGCCCCTCACCGCCCGCCTCGAGGCCGGGGGAAGGACCTACACCCTGGAGGTTCCCGCCCGGGGGTACCGGGGCCTGGAGCTTCCCACCCCCGTCTTCCAGGCCCGGCTCCTGGGCAAAGACGCCCTGGCCCTGGACGACCGGGCGGGGTTCGCCTGGCGGCGGGTGGGGGTGTGGGCCCCAGGCCACCCGGCCCTGGTCCGGCTCCTCCGGCTCCTGGACGCCCTGCCCGGGGACGAGGTGGGGATGGAGATCGGGATTCCTGAAGCCCCCCCAAGGCGGCCCACCCTCTTCTTCGCCCCCCGGGGCCTGGGGGAGGGGCGGGTCCTGGCCCTGAGGCCCCACCCGGCCCTGGAGGACCTCCCCCTTTTGGGGGAGCGCCTGCCCGTCCTCCCGCCCCCTAAGGGCTGGGAAAAGGTGGCGGAGGACGAAGGGGGGCGGGGCCTCCTCTACGCACTCGGGGAAAGCCTTTACCTTCCGCCTTTGGACTTCCTGAAGGACCGGCCCTACTTCCCCGCCCTGGTCTACAACTTCCTCCGGCCTTACCGGGAGGTGAAAAGCGGCCTCCTCCTTCCCGAGGAGACCCTCCTGCCCACCCCCAAGGAGAGCTTCCTCCCCCGGGCGGGGGGAAGCCGGGTGGGGTTCCTCCTCCTGGCCCTTTTGGCCCTCCTCCTCGAGGCCCTCCTTTGGGCGAGGCGGAAGGGGGCCTAA
- the tsaD gene encoding tRNA (adenosine(37)-N6)-threonylcarbamoyltransferase complex transferase subunit TsaD, protein MWVLGIDTSCDDTGVGLVKDGQVVVNLIRSQVALHQAYGGVVPELASREHLKAIRPLAERALAEAGLSPAGLDLVAATRGPGLIGALLVGFTFAKGLAFALDRPFLGIHHLEAHIVAAWPEGLDPPFLALVASGGHTHLFEVLDLGRYRLLGATLDDAAGEAFDKVARLLGLGFPGGPEIERLAEEAEEEAPFAVPLRGQKGLDFSFSGLKTRAVQLLEKGYSKPAIARGFQKAAVAHLQEVLLEAVRRTGHRTLLVAGGVAANRALRAGLEGAGLRVYFPPKGLSQDNGAMVALAAYRRFLKGEPPHPLSLDARAYWPLEEVSHLAGVE, encoded by the coding sequence GTGTGGGTCCTGGGCATAGACACCTCCTGCGACGACACCGGGGTGGGCCTGGTGAAGGACGGCCAGGTGGTGGTCAACCTGATCCGCTCCCAGGTGGCCCTCCACCAGGCCTACGGGGGGGTGGTGCCGGAGCTGGCCAGCCGGGAGCACCTTAAGGCCATCCGTCCCCTCGCGGAGCGGGCCCTGGCCGAGGCGGGCCTCTCTCCCGCCGGGCTGGACCTGGTGGCCGCCACCCGGGGGCCCGGCCTGATCGGGGCCCTCCTGGTGGGCTTCACCTTCGCCAAGGGCCTGGCCTTCGCCCTGGACCGGCCCTTCCTGGGCATCCACCACCTCGAGGCCCACATCGTGGCCGCCTGGCCCGAGGGCCTGGACCCGCCCTTTTTGGCCCTGGTGGCCTCCGGGGGGCACACCCACCTCTTTGAGGTCCTGGACCTGGGCCGCTACCGCCTCCTGGGGGCCACCCTGGACGACGCGGCGGGGGAGGCCTTTGACAAGGTGGCCCGGCTTCTGGGCCTGGGCTTTCCCGGGGGGCCGGAGATTGAGCGCCTGGCCGAAGAGGCGGAGGAGGAGGCCCCCTTCGCCGTCCCCTTGCGGGGGCAGAAGGGGCTGGACTTCAGCTTCTCCGGCCTCAAGACCCGGGCGGTCCAGCTCCTGGAGAAGGGGTATTCCAAGCCGGCCATCGCCCGGGGCTTCCAGAAGGCGGCGGTGGCCCACCTCCAGGAGGTGCTCCTGGAGGCGGTGCGGCGGACGGGGCACCGGACCCTCCTGGTGGCGGGGGGGGTGGCGGCGAACCGGGCCCTCCGGGCTGGCCTCGAGGGGGCGGGCCTCCGGGTCTACTTCCCCCCCAAGGGCCTTTCCCAGGACAACGGGGCCATGGTGGCCCTGGCCGCCTACCGGCGCTTCCTTAAGGGGGAGCCCCCCCATCCTCTCAGCCTGGACGCCCGGGCCTACTGGCCCTTAGAAGAGGTTTCTCATCTTGCGGGCGTAGAATAG
- the secA gene encoding preprotein translocase subunit SecA gives MLGLLKRIFDNNEREIARYYKQVVEPTNRLEREVEKLPDLAAAYAELREKHQKGAPLDELLPMAFALTRESAKRFLGLRHYDVQLIGGAVLHEGKIAEMKTGEGKTLVATLAVALNALTGKGVHVVTVNDYLARRDAEWMGPVYRGLGLSVGVIQHASTPEERRKAYLADVTYVTNAELGFDYLRDNMAISPDQLVLRHDTPLYYAIIDEVDSILIDEARTPLIISGPAEKATDLYYKMAELAKKLERGLPAEPGVRKEPTGDYTIEEKNRSVHLTLQGIAKAEKLLGIQGLFSPENMELAHMLIQAIRAKELYHRDRDYIVQDGQVIIVDEFTGRLMPGRRYGEGLHQAIEAKEGVRIERENQTLATITYQNFFRLYEKRAGMTGTAKTEEKEFQEIYGMDVVVVPTNRPMIRKDFPDVVYRTEQGKFFAVVEEIAEKYERGQPVLVGTISIEKSERLSAMLSKPALYLPRLEMRAQLFQKAAAKQKGEEWERLFKLLERPGQLKDEDLAPFEALIPAKGALRTHWEGLKRAVHTLAVLRQGIPHQVLNAKHHAKEAEIVAQAGRSKTVTIATNMAGRGTDIKLGGNPEYLAAALLEKEGFDRYEWKVELFVKKLIQGQEEEARKLAAELGVREELVQRIVQIREECKADEERVRALGGLFIIGTERHESRRIDNQLRGRAGRQGDPGGSRFYVSFDDDLMRLFASDRVIAMLDRMGFDDSEPIEHPMVSRSIERAQKRVEDRNFAIRKQLLQFDDVMARQREVIYAQRRLILLGKDEEVKEAALGMVEEAVASVAENHLNPQVHPEDWDLEALKTQLLDLAPQLQDFPFEELRRKKPEEGVEALVEAAFRAYEAREAELSPPLMRAVERFVILQVVDNAWKEHLHNLDVLRQGIFLRGYGQKDPFQEYKFEATRLFNEMVAFIRSEVAKFLFRLKVEVEPVRPASPLPQTPQEAPYLSVPEPETPFGLAKKPAPSPQAQGLSRAERRRLMRQEKKKKK, from the coding sequence ATGCTGGGACTACTCAAGCGGATCTTTGACAACAACGAGCGGGAGATCGCCCGCTACTACAAGCAGGTGGTGGAGCCCACCAACCGGCTCGAGAGGGAGGTGGAGAAGCTTCCCGACCTCGCCGCCGCCTACGCCGAGCTTAGGGAGAAGCACCAGAAGGGGGCTCCTTTGGACGAGCTCCTCCCCATGGCCTTTGCCCTGACCCGGGAGTCGGCCAAGCGCTTCCTGGGCCTGCGCCACTACGACGTCCAGCTCATCGGCGGGGCGGTCCTCCACGAGGGCAAGATCGCCGAGATGAAGACCGGGGAGGGGAAGACCCTGGTGGCCACCCTGGCCGTGGCCCTGAACGCCCTCACCGGCAAAGGCGTTCACGTGGTCACGGTGAACGACTACCTGGCCCGGCGCGACGCGGAGTGGATGGGGCCGGTCTACCGGGGCCTGGGCCTTTCCGTGGGGGTGATCCAGCACGCCTCCACCCCCGAGGAGCGCCGCAAAGCCTACCTCGCCGACGTCACCTACGTCACCAACGCCGAGCTCGGCTTTGACTACCTCCGGGACAACATGGCCATCAGCCCCGACCAGCTGGTCCTCCGCCACGACACCCCCCTCTACTACGCCATCATTGACGAGGTGGACTCCATCCTCATAGACGAGGCCCGCACCCCCCTCATCATCTCCGGCCCCGCGGAGAAGGCCACCGACCTCTACTACAAGATGGCCGAGCTGGCCAAGAAGCTGGAGAGGGGTCTTCCCGCCGAGCCCGGGGTGCGCAAGGAGCCCACGGGGGACTACACCATTGAGGAGAAGAACCGCTCCGTCCACCTCACCCTCCAGGGCATCGCCAAGGCGGAGAAGCTCCTCGGCATCCAGGGCCTCTTCAGCCCGGAGAACATGGAGCTCGCCCACATGCTCATCCAGGCCATCCGGGCCAAGGAGCTCTACCACCGGGACCGGGACTACATCGTCCAGGACGGGCAGGTCATCATCGTGGACGAGTTCACCGGCCGCCTCATGCCGGGCCGCCGCTACGGGGAGGGCCTCCACCAGGCCATAGAGGCCAAGGAGGGGGTCAGGATTGAGCGGGAGAACCAGACCCTGGCCACCATCACCTACCAGAACTTCTTCCGCCTCTACGAGAAGCGGGCCGGGATGACCGGCACCGCCAAGACGGAGGAGAAGGAGTTCCAGGAGATCTACGGGATGGACGTGGTGGTCGTCCCCACCAACCGCCCCATGATCCGCAAGGACTTCCCCGACGTGGTCTACCGCACGGAGCAGGGGAAGTTCTTCGCGGTGGTGGAGGAGATCGCGGAGAAGTACGAGCGGGGCCAGCCCGTCTTGGTGGGGACGATCTCCATTGAGAAGTCGGAGCGGCTTTCCGCCATGCTCTCCAAGCCTGCCCTCTACCTGCCCCGCCTCGAGATGCGGGCTCAGCTCTTCCAAAAGGCCGCGGCCAAGCAGAAGGGGGAGGAGTGGGAGCGGCTTTTCAAGCTCCTGGAGCGTCCGGGCCAGCTCAAGGACGAGGACTTAGCCCCCTTTGAGGCCCTCATCCCCGCCAAGGGGGCCCTCCGCACCCACTGGGAGGGGCTGAAGCGGGCGGTCCACACCCTGGCCGTCCTCCGCCAGGGCATCCCCCACCAGGTCCTCAACGCCAAGCACCACGCCAAGGAGGCGGAGATCGTGGCCCAGGCGGGCCGTTCCAAGACGGTCACCATCGCCACCAACATGGCGGGCCGGGGGACGGACATCAAGCTGGGCGGCAACCCCGAGTACCTGGCGGCCGCCCTCCTGGAGAAGGAGGGGTTTGACCGGTACGAGTGGAAGGTGGAGCTCTTCGTCAAGAAGCTGATCCAGGGCCAGGAGGAGGAGGCCCGGAAGCTCGCGGCCGAGCTGGGGGTGCGGGAGGAGCTCGTCCAGCGGATCGTCCAGATCCGGGAGGAGTGCAAGGCGGACGAGGAGCGGGTGCGGGCCCTGGGGGGGCTTTTCATCATCGGCACCGAGCGGCACGAGTCCCGCCGCATAGACAACCAGCTCCGGGGCCGCGCGGGCCGGCAGGGGGACCCGGGGGGGAGCCGGTTCTACGTCTCCTTTGACGACGACCTGATGCGCCTCTTCGCCTCCGACCGGGTCATCGCCATGCTGGACCGGATGGGGTTTGACGACTCCGAGCCCATAGAGCACCCCATGGTCTCCCGGTCCATAGAGCGGGCGCAAAAGCGGGTGGAGGACCGGAACTTCGCCATAAGGAAGCAGCTCCTCCAGTTTGACGACGTCATGGCCCGCCAGCGGGAGGTCATCTACGCCCAGCGCCGCCTCATCCTCCTGGGCAAGGACGAGGAGGTGAAGGAGGCGGCCTTGGGCATGGTGGAGGAGGCGGTGGCCTCCGTGGCGGAGAACCACCTGAACCCCCAGGTCCACCCCGAGGACTGGGACCTCGAGGCCCTCAAGACCCAGCTTTTGGACCTGGCGCCTCAGCTGCAGGACTTCCCCTTTGAGGAGCTGAGGAGGAAGAAGCCGGAGGAGGGGGTGGAGGCCCTGGTGGAGGCCGCCTTCCGGGCCTACGAGGCCCGCGAGGCCGAGCTCTCCCCGCCCCTCATGCGGGCGGTGGAGCGGTTCGTCATCCTCCAGGTGGTGGACAACGCCTGGAAGGAGCACCTCCACAACCTGGACGTCCTCCGCCAGGGGATCTTCCTCCGCGGCTACGGCCAGAAGGACCCCTTCCAGGAGTACAAGTTTGAGGCCACCCGGCTCTTCAACGAGATGGTGGCCTTCATCCGGTCCGAGGTGGCCAAGTTCCTCTTCCGGCTCAAGGTGGAGGTGGAGCCGGTCCGCCCCGCCTCCCCCCTTCCCCAGACGCCCCAGGAGGCCCCCTACCTGTCCGTCCCCGAGCCCGAGACCCCCTTCGGCCTGGCCAAGAAGCCCGCTCCCTCTCCCCAGGCCCAGGGCCTTTCCCGGGCGGAGCGGCGGCGGCTGATGCGGCAGGAAAAGAAGAAGAAAAAGTAG
- a CDS encoding YebC/PmpR family DNA-binding transcriptional regulator yields the protein MAGHSKWAQIKRKKAANDLKRGKIISKHLRAIQAAARAGGSPYPEANVQLRNAIEAARADDVPMENIERLLQKLQGGGEGGEQYEEVVYEGYAPGGVAVLVYALTDNRNRTAGEVRHVFSKHGGSLGASGSVAWQFERKGILVVPNSLEAQELAIELGALDLEEEGETLTVYTEPSEAYRIGEAFKARGIPPLSVEVAQHPQNVVSLSPEEAAKVMRLVEALEDLDDVQNVYTNLDPASVAVEA from the coding sequence ATGGCCGGTCACAGCAAGTGGGCCCAGATTAAGCGGAAAAAGGCCGCCAACGACCTAAAGCGGGGCAAGATCATCAGCAAGCACCTCCGGGCCATCCAGGCCGCGGCCCGGGCCGGGGGGAGCCCTTACCCCGAGGCCAACGTCCAGCTCAGGAACGCCATAGAGGCCGCCCGGGCGGACGACGTGCCCATGGAGAACATCGAGCGCCTCCTGCAGAAGCTCCAGGGGGGCGGGGAGGGCGGCGAGCAGTACGAGGAGGTGGTCTACGAGGGGTACGCCCCCGGCGGGGTGGCCGTTTTGGTCTACGCCCTCACGGACAACCGGAACCGGACGGCGGGCGAGGTACGCCACGTCTTCTCCAAGCACGGGGGCTCCCTGGGGGCCTCGGGGAGCGTGGCCTGGCAGTTTGAGCGGAAGGGCATCCTGGTGGTCCCCAACTCCCTCGAGGCCCAGGAGCTGGCCATCGAGCTGGGGGCCTTGGACCTGGAGGAGGAGGGGGAGACCCTCACCGTCTACACCGAGCCCAGCGAGGCCTACCGCATCGGGGAGGCCTTCAAGGCCCGGGGCATCCCGCCCCTGAGCGTGGAGGTGGCCCAGCACCCCCAGAACGTGGTCAGCCTCTCCCCCGAGGAGGCGGCCAAGGTCATGCGCCTGGTGGAGGCCCTGGAGGACCTGGACGACGTGCAGAACGTCTACACCAACCTGGACCCCGCCTCGGTGGCGGTGGAGGCCTGA
- a CDS encoding cation:proton antiporter family protein, translated as MEAVWVFSAFFLGFLAQRLGLPPLVGYLGAGFGLSFLGVKTSPFLHQVAETGVLLLLYTVGLKLRVRSLLDRAVYGVGGLHLLFFFGLALLFLQVSPALALALGFSSTVLVVKILEDKRELLAFHGRLAVGILVLQDLVAVGLLSLTDRPPSPWALLLLLLPLLRPLVRYFLGKSGHEELLLLFGLAMAFLGAEAFRSVGLSPELGALAMGVLLADDERGSELGKLLWGIKEAFLVAFFLEVGLRQGLEGLSPALIGLGLLLLLPKGALFFALFLLFGLRARTAFLGSLYLTNYSEFALIVAAGLSQRGAIPEGLLPNLALLVALSMALSAPLARLGHGLYARLEPWLVRLERKERHPDEEPKSLGAADWLIVGMGRTGGAAYKFLERAGARPVGLDADPAKLERHRAKGRRVLYGDAEDPELWEQLRTEGLKGVILALPDLEAKLRAVQGLRRRGYRGLIAATSFHLEEDPVLEAAGADLLFHPFAEAGERLAERALEAIMGRYGRSQQVGPD; from the coding sequence ATGGAGGCGGTCTGGGTCTTCTCCGCGTTTTTTCTGGGCTTCCTGGCCCAGAGGCTGGGGCTTCCCCCCCTGGTGGGGTATCTGGGGGCGGGGTTCGGCCTGTCCTTTCTAGGGGTAAAGACGAGCCCCTTCCTGCACCAGGTGGCCGAGACCGGGGTCCTCCTTCTCCTGTACACCGTGGGGCTCAAGCTGAGGGTCCGCTCCCTTTTGGACCGGGCGGTCTACGGCGTGGGGGGGCTCCACCTCCTCTTCTTCTTTGGCCTGGCCCTCCTCTTCCTCCAGGTTTCCCCCGCCTTGGCCCTGGCCCTGGGGTTTTCCAGCACCGTCTTGGTGGTCAAGATCCTGGAGGACAAGAGGGAGCTTCTGGCCTTCCACGGGCGGCTGGCGGTGGGGATCCTCGTCCTGCAAGACCTGGTGGCGGTGGGCCTCCTCTCCCTCACGGACCGGCCCCCGAGCCCCTGGGCCCTCCTCCTCCTCCTCCTCCCCCTCCTCAGGCCCCTGGTGCGCTACTTCCTGGGCAAAAGCGGCCACGAGGAGCTCCTCCTCCTTTTCGGTCTGGCCATGGCCTTCCTGGGGGCGGAGGCCTTCCGAAGCGTGGGGCTTTCCCCGGAGCTCGGGGCGCTGGCCATGGGGGTCCTCCTGGCGGACGACGAGCGGGGGAGCGAGCTGGGCAAGCTCCTCTGGGGGATAAAGGAGGCCTTTTTGGTGGCCTTCTTCCTGGAGGTGGGGCTCAGGCAGGGCCTGGAGGGCCTCTCCCCCGCCCTCATCGGCCTGGGCCTCCTCCTGCTCCTGCCCAAAGGGGCGCTCTTCTTCGCCCTTTTCCTCCTCTTCGGCCTGCGGGCCCGCACCGCCTTTTTGGGAAGCCTCTACCTCACCAACTACTCGGAGTTCGCCCTCATCGTGGCGGCGGGCCTCTCCCAAAGGGGGGCAATCCCGGAGGGGCTCCTCCCCAACCTGGCCCTCCTGGTGGCCCTCTCCATGGCCCTCTCCGCCCCCCTGGCCCGGCTGGGCCACGGGCTTTACGCCCGCCTCGAGCCCTGGCTGGTCCGGCTGGAGCGGAAGGAGCGCCACCCGGACGAGGAGCCCAAAAGCCTGGGGGCGGCGGACTGGCTGATCGTGGGGATGGGCCGGACGGGAGGGGCGGCCTACAAGTTCCTGGAGCGGGCGGGGGCTCGGCCCGTGGGGCTGGACGCCGACCCGGCCAAGCTGGAGCGCCACCGGGCCAAGGGCAGGCGGGTCCTTTACGGGGACGCGGAGGACCCGGAGCTCTGGGAACAGCTCCGGACGGAGGGCCTCAAGGGGGTCATCCTGGCCCTGCCCGACCTGGAGGCCAAGCTCAGGGCCGTCCAGGGCCTGAGGCGGCGCGGCTACCGGGGGCTGATCGCCGCCACCAGCTTCCACCTCGAGGAGGACCCCGTCCTGGAGGCCGCGGGGGCCGACCTCCTCTTCCACCCCTTCGCCGAGGCGGGGGAGCGGCTCGCGGAGCGGGCCTTGGAGGCTATAATGGGAAGGTATGGCCGGTCACAGCAAGTGGGCCCAGATTAA